Proteins from one Flammeovirgaceae bacterium genomic window:
- a CDS encoding glycosyltransferase, whose product MKIAYLYFGAATAGVHKKLVDKVSSLDAFPGVDIQLFQVVTNEAAVSKNVIRAQSVLATRLVKWPFLWRLAVIVQQGKIYRAVERYIKNSSFDVVIMRYPGADFFLWNFLRSARIKIVFEHNTLELEELRLRAKDSYWYRYFYWGERIFGKWARRKAAGLIGVTEEITKRQALLSGKQVPVRAISNGIALARVPVREGNPYQPGQRLNILFLAGSDAPWHGIDILLNSIEAYPHQNLVHCCIVGNVGAELNSRISRMANVVYCPAVMGGALDKIVAESHIGVGSLALFRNQMKEACTLKVREYWARALPFVIGHCDTDVMSCPEASTFCLALKLDGNTAAFDFQQVVSFAGQLYSAPEWKTNMELSAKKHIDYEVKAVQYLDFLKAI is encoded by the coding sequence ATGAAGATCGCTTACCTGTATTTTGGGGCTGCTACTGCCGGTGTCCATAAAAAGCTGGTCGATAAGGTTTCATCCTTGGATGCTTTTCCTGGAGTGGATATTCAATTATTCCAAGTGGTGACCAATGAGGCGGCTGTTTCCAAAAATGTAATCAGGGCACAAAGCGTATTGGCCACGCGCCTGGTGAAGTGGCCTTTTTTATGGCGTTTGGCCGTTATTGTCCAACAAGGCAAAATTTACCGTGCCGTTGAGAGATATATCAAGAATAGCTCCTTTGATGTTGTCATAATGCGTTATCCGGGAGCTGACTTTTTCCTTTGGAATTTTCTTAGGTCTGCCAGGATAAAAATTGTATTTGAACACAACACATTGGAGTTGGAGGAGCTTCGGTTACGGGCAAAGGATTCCTATTGGTACCGGTATTTTTATTGGGGCGAACGTATTTTTGGCAAATGGGCCAGGCGAAAAGCAGCGGGGCTTATTGGTGTGACTGAAGAAATAACGAAACGGCAAGCCTTGCTTTCCGGAAAACAGGTTCCTGTACGAGCCATCAGCAACGGTATTGCACTGGCAAGAGTGCCCGTTAGGGAGGGCAATCCTTATCAACCCGGGCAAAGATTGAACATTTTGTTCCTTGCAGGATCAGATGCCCCGTGGCATGGCATTGATATTTTGCTAAATAGTATCGAAGCGTACCCTCACCAAAACCTTGTCCATTGTTGCATAGTGGGCAATGTTGGGGCTGAATTGAACTCCCGGATTTCCAGAATGGCAAATGTGGTTTATTGTCCTGCTGTGATGGGAGGGGCACTGGATAAAATAGTTGCCGAGAGCCATATTGGAGTGGGTTCGTTGGCATTGTTTAGGAACCAGATGAAAGAAGCTTGTACTTTAAAAGTACGCGAGTATTGGGCGCGGGCACTGCCGTTTGTAATTGGGCATTGTGATACCGATGTGATGTCATGTCCCGAGGCGTCAACTTTTTGCCTGGCCCTGAAATTGGACGGAAATACAGCAGCATTTGATTTTCAGCAGGTTGTTTCATTTGCGGGGCAGCTATATTCTGCTCCTGAATGGAAAACGAACATGGAATTGTCAGCAAAAAAACACATAGATTACGAAGTTAAGGCTGTGCAATATTTGGATTTTTTGAAAGCGATATGA
- a CDS encoding glycosyltransferase produces MEEELPHLLSSFDSVFIVAPRVKPDVDRERLIVHQLESGYRPDRAMALLKRHWLRAFKIYTYSLFSTNDFFYYIRYHRSFLGYLLKELELIAPLKKFILENDLQEALFYDFWLVDATLALAELKKEGLIKKSIARAHGFDLYDERQFERRVSFRNYRIKYLDKVYVVSKHGAAYLKERVKGKFAQKIEVGYLGVSGQPSLPAVGAKPTGYFTIVSCARMIPLKRIHLIVDILKSIQLPILWVHFGDGPEMDRVSLDAGGFPSHVKCELRGNVGNAEVLEFYRTNHVDLFVSVSESEGLPVSMMEAISFGIPIFACCVGAVNEIVNSETGVLCSPHDTVDEMGAILVNALTKRKFDRARIVDFYKGHFNAEKNYRSFIEVLQKIG; encoded by the coding sequence TTGGAGGAGGAATTGCCCCACCTTCTTTCTTCATTTGATTCTGTGTTTATTGTGGCGCCCCGGGTAAAACCAGATGTAGACAGGGAAAGGTTGATCGTCCATCAGTTGGAATCTGGCTACCGACCAGATAGGGCAATGGCACTGCTGAAGAGGCACTGGCTGCGGGCCTTCAAAATATATACATATTCCCTTTTTTCAACAAATGACTTTTTTTACTATATCAGGTACCATCGGAGTTTTCTGGGATATTTGCTAAAAGAGCTGGAATTGATTGCCCCATTGAAAAAATTTATTCTGGAAAATGACTTGCAAGAAGCTTTGTTCTATGATTTTTGGTTGGTTGATGCAACATTGGCCCTGGCAGAGCTAAAAAAGGAGGGTCTTATTAAAAAGTCCATAGCCCGGGCGCACGGCTTTGACTTGTACGATGAACGCCAGTTTGAAAGGAGGGTTTCATTTAGAAACTACCGGATAAAGTATTTGGATAAGGTATATGTGGTTTCAAAACATGGTGCGGCTTATTTAAAGGAAAGGGTGAAAGGGAAGTTTGCACAAAAAATAGAAGTGGGTTACTTAGGGGTTTCAGGTCAACCCAGCCTGCCTGCTGTGGGTGCCAAGCCGACAGGTTACTTTACAATTGTTTCATGTGCCCGAATGATACCGCTAAAGAGGATTCATTTGATCGTTGACATTTTAAAGTCAATTCAATTGCCAATACTGTGGGTTCATTTCGGTGATGGGCCTGAAATGGATCGTGTAAGTTTGGATGCAGGAGGGTTTCCTTCGCATGTCAAATGTGAATTAAGGGGCAATGTAGGTAATGCCGAAGTACTGGAATTTTATCGCACAAACCATGTTGATCTGTTTGTTTCGGTTTCGGAATCAGAAGGGCTTCCGGTCTCTATGATGGAGGCCATTAGTTTTGGTATCCCTATATTTGCTTGTTGTGTGGGAGCAGTAAATGAAATTGTAAACAGTGAAACGGGAGTGCTTTGCTCCCCACACGATACTGTCGATGAAATGGGGGCCATACTTGTAAATGCGCTGACAAAAAGAAAGTTCGATCGGGCCAGGATAGTGGATTTTTACAAAGGTCATTTTAATGCTGAAAAAAATTACAGGTCTTTCATTGAAGTGTTGCAAAAAATAGGCTAG
- a CDS encoding FkbM family methyltransferase produces the protein MASYLLIGLKKLGMLKRLNLFLDYPGDKGMVVPLIRSIGYDHFFDRDLWMWKTLNKLLPLCAKDKSFIDVGANIGQTLLKVKSIKRNVPYFGFEPNPNCLFYLFQLMEVNNFENVTIFPFALSDKTGISDLDFYSTDATDTSASIVAKFRDAALQKIKVPTVCASELAQLYHQKIGVVKIDVEGGELEVVKGLYPLLQRDRPMVICEVLPAYNEENTLRVSRQRELGAILEDIQYGIVQIDSSGSYQRLKSFCVHSDIRKTNFLFYPAETKVDIQEKIGLIN, from the coding sequence ATGGCCAGCTACTTGCTTATCGGGTTAAAAAAACTTGGAATGTTAAAACGGTTGAACCTTTTTTTGGATTACCCAGGTGATAAGGGAATGGTAGTGCCCCTCATAAGGTCAATCGGTTATGATCATTTCTTTGATAGGGATTTATGGATGTGGAAAACATTGAACAAACTATTGCCCCTATGTGCAAAAGATAAAAGCTTTATTGATGTAGGTGCGAATATTGGGCAGACACTGTTGAAAGTTAAATCGATTAAAAGGAACGTTCCGTATTTTGGATTTGAGCCGAACCCCAACTGCTTGTTTTATCTATTTCAATTGATGGAAGTGAATAATTTTGAGAATGTTACTATTTTCCCATTCGCATTGTCGGACAAAACCGGCATTTCCGACCTGGATTTTTATTCAACAGATGCCACGGATACCTCAGCCAGCATTGTCGCAAAGTTCAGGGATGCTGCATTGCAAAAAATAAAAGTGCCAACTGTATGCGCTAGTGAACTTGCGCAATTGTATCATCAAAAGATTGGTGTTGTTAAGATTGATGTGGAAGGTGGTGAATTAGAGGTGGTTAAAGGATTGTACCCACTATTACAAAGGGACCGGCCCATGGTGATTTGCGAGGTGCTCCCCGCGTATAATGAGGAAAATACACTTCGGGTATCCCGCCAACGGGAACTTGGTGCAATACTTGAAGATATCCAATATGGAATTGTACAAATTGACAGTTCCGGCAGCTATCAAAGGCTGAAGTCCTTTTGTGTTCATTCGGATATTCGCAAAACCAATTTTCTTTTTTACCCTGCCGAAACGAAAGTAGATATCCAAGAAAAGATTGGCTTAATTAATTAA
- a CDS encoding glycosyltransferase — translation MVPPLISIIIPVFNSGLYIKQALESALNQTYPNIELLVINDGSTDSTEGIVTGFHDPRIRYFKQKRKGVSAARNNGLHNMKGDFFCFLDADDYLPAGSLQSRMDAFSDPEVKFVDGKVKVMNKTMTGVEREWTPKFKGNPLTDLARLTGKVFFSLTWLFRRDRERRYGFVEGLTHCEDLLFFMEEARLGGRYTYVEDTVLLYRNTPGSAMKNIAALEKGYRYIGKELEKWNRLSKSDLLIYKLKWRKFMLLDYIKRGRVADALRLVK, via the coding sequence ATGGTGCCCCCACTCATTAGCATTATAATTCCTGTGTTCAATTCCGGCCTGTATATCAAACAGGCCTTGGAATCCGCTTTGAACCAAACATATCCCAACATTGAATTATTGGTAATCAATGATGGGAGCACAGATTCGACTGAAGGGATTGTGACTGGTTTTCATGATCCGCGAATAAGATACTTTAAACAAAAGAGGAAGGGGGTTTCAGCAGCCAGGAATAATGGACTGCACAATATGAAAGGGGATTTTTTTTGTTTTCTTGATGCGGATGACTACTTGCCGGCAGGAAGCCTGCAGTCAAGAATGGATGCCTTTAGTGATCCCGAGGTGAAGTTTGTTGATGGCAAGGTAAAAGTGATGAACAAAACGATGACTGGGGTTGAAAGGGAGTGGACACCCAAATTTAAAGGCAACCCATTGACTGACTTGGCCCGACTCACCGGCAAGGTTTTTTTTTCTTTAACATGGTTGTTCAGGAGGGATAGGGAAAGGAGGTACGGTTTTGTGGAAGGCCTTACACACTGTGAGGATTTGCTTTTCTTTATGGAAGAGGCCAGATTGGGTGGACGGTACACTTACGTGGAGGACACCGTCCTTCTTTATCGCAACACCCCAGGGTCGGCAATGAAAAACATTGCCGCATTGGAGAAGGGATATAGATATATTGGGAAAGAACTTGAAAAATGGAATAGACTTTCCAAAAGCGATCTTTTGATATATAAGTTGAAGTGGCGAAAATTTATGCTGCTTGATTATATCAAACGCGGCAGGGTTGCGGATGCGCTTCGGTTGGTAAAATGA
- a CDS encoding glycosyltransferase, with amino-acid sequence MNILYISYWNMGDGLTEATVFPSLRMLRELLPDAKIVFANIQREKLVAGPPVLFDQLNILYSPIPSGSKIINKFRDFFHGPKMLQRMCIEHGIAKVIARGAPSGALAYLLWKSARIPFYVESFEPHSDYMLESGVWNALDPRYFLQKDWERKQKEYAAGLMPVACSYKIKLVKENVDSRKIRVVPCAVDSRQFAFDLHERNRLRQALGLDGNSIVGLYVGKYGGLYLAEDSFRIYKIFFEQVARFALIILSPNEYHPWVLKQINVYGLPRERVFVKSVAHHEVGAYCSMSDFAFATYKPGASKEYLSPVKVGEYWANGLPIFLTKGVGDEASMVENGFGGVLFDPKRINPSGLSDKINKLLELSGSASIRQNIAKKGVEHRSIDKLREAYAYFLFQK; translated from the coding sequence ATGAATATATTGTACATCAGCTATTGGAATATGGGGGATGGCCTCACCGAAGCGACTGTTTTTCCTAGCCTAAGGATGCTCCGAGAGCTTTTGCCCGATGCGAAAATAGTATTTGCAAATATCCAACGGGAAAAATTGGTTGCCGGCCCCCCTGTGCTATTTGACCAATTGAATATTTTGTATTCCCCGATCCCTTCCGGAAGTAAAATAATCAACAAATTCCGGGATTTTTTTCATGGGCCAAAGATGCTTCAAAGGATGTGCATTGAGCACGGCATTGCCAAGGTAATAGCAAGGGGCGCACCTTCAGGCGCATTGGCCTATTTGTTATGGAAAAGCGCCCGGATCCCTTTTTATGTTGAATCCTTTGAGCCTCATAGTGACTACATGCTTGAGTCAGGGGTATGGAATGCATTAGATCCAAGGTATTTTCTTCAAAAGGACTGGGAACGGAAACAAAAAGAATATGCTGCCGGCCTTATGCCGGTAGCATGTAGTTATAAAATTAAACTGGTAAAAGAAAATGTTGATAGCAGGAAAATAAGGGTTGTTCCGTGTGCGGTAGATAGCAGGCAATTTGCTTTCGACCTTCATGAGAGAAATAGGTTGAGGCAAGCCCTTGGTTTGGATGGAAATTCCATAGTTGGGTTATATGTAGGTAAATATGGGGGGCTATATTTGGCTGAGGATTCTTTTCGTATATATAAAATATTTTTCGAACAGGTGGCGCGTTTTGCCCTGATAATCCTTTCGCCAAATGAGTACCACCCATGGGTTTTAAAACAGATTAATGTATATGGCTTGCCCAGGGAAAGGGTTTTTGTCAAATCTGTAGCCCATCATGAAGTAGGGGCGTATTGTTCAATGAGTGATTTTGCTTTTGCCACTTATAAACCAGGAGCAAGTAAAGAATATCTGTCACCAGTAAAAGTAGGGGAATATTGGGCCAACGGGCTTCCCATTTTTCTCACCAAAGGGGTGGGCGATGAGGCTTCAATGGTGGAAAATGGTTTCGGTGGTGTCCTTTTTGATCCAAAACGTATTAACCCATCTGGTTTATCCGATAAAATCAACAAATTGCTTGAGTTGAGTGGTTCTGCTTCCATCAGGCAAAACATCGCCAAAAAAGGGGTTGAACATCGTTCAATCGATAAGCTCAGGGAAGCCTATGCCTATTTTTTGTTTCAAAAATGA